From the genome of Daphnia pulicaria isolate SC F1-1A chromosome 5, SC_F0-13Bv2, whole genome shotgun sequence:
AATATGGCTGAATGCGGCAGCCGTGGGTCGTAAATCTCAGATGACGCAAATCGTCTGATAAGGAGCCATTCGTCTCTCAACCCCGTCTTTGCTCCttcggttttttcttttttttttcttcttcttccgtccgTCTTCTTGCTGCGAAAAGGCTTGTGCGGGATGCCGACTGTTTTGCGCCGAGTATAGAACGCTTGTAAAACGTATGCAAATAGCTTTGAtagaaagggagaaaaagaaggggaGGAGTCCGGTAGAGTGATGGCTGGCAACGGGTTAAAGTTTGCTGTAAACGAAACAGTTCCTCCCCATCCTGTCGTTGCGTCGGCCGGTGCTTATAACTCTTTCTGGTTGGTAAGAAAGGAGCGGGTTGACGGAATGGAGCgagatgagaaaaggaaagaaaaatggccatCCATGAAGGGATCGACGAGAGAGACTCTAGAAGTGATGAATGCCCATCTTTTTGTGCTGTCTCCAGCAGAGAGAGTCTCGCCACCTTCCAGCAGTCCCTCGAGCGATCGAGTGGTGTCGCCTTATTTATTGGACTTGGCCGGCGACAGTTGACGCTGATGATGGCTTTATGCTGAGAGCTCCGAGACCCCCCCTCTTCTctatctttcttctctttttcttttttttggggtgcaaagcagaagaagagaggaaaaaagaaccaTTTATAAACAAGAAGAGTGGTTGTGTTTCAAAGTCTAAAGCGTAGGAACATACGTCTTTGTCAGGGAAACGATGGACGCATTGCAGTTTGGCCGGCCGAGTAAAGAGGATATTCTTTGTAGATATTGACGTTCGCCGAGGAAACGGAAACTTGTGACAGTTGTGTGATGCTCTGGGGCTaaaagtttttgtttctctcaagACGACTGAACGTCTTGAGTCCTCTTATGGCGTTACCCCCATCCTGATTTATGTGACCTGCTGCTGTGTCGCTCTAACGGACGTGTTACTCTCGTCTGCACAGCCATCCATAAATTGTGCGAGATGCCAACCGAGAGGAGAAGACGACGACCGGGAAAGAAAGTAGTAGTGGTAGTTGTAGTTGTACTAGTCCCGAAATAAGGCCGTTTGTATGACGGAGCAGGCCGAAATATACATGCGTGCACACTTGACATGGCCTCTACGTCGTCTAATAAAACAAGAAGGGtggggaggaaaaagaagctAGACTGGCGCATCAGCACGCAACCCAGTCAGTTGCTGCtgtagaaaaaggaaaaaaaaagccaacgatATCGAGTTTGAATGATGTGGGGGAACAACACGCTCACGGCCGTACTATTTTCTGCACATGTATTCGGTAAACATGTCGAGACGACCTAGATGTGGAGCGATTTATGACCCGTCTTCGTGCTGCTTCATTTGCATGGCTCCTATTCCCTTTTCTGAAGGAAATTTTCATTCGGGATGGAAGTTGGTCGTTTTGTCTTGCGAGCAGCCTCCCAAAAAAGCCAGCCTTGATGGATGCTTCATCAAGATCTGTGCGTGACGGCGGATGACTATCGAGTGTGAGTGCTTCATTACAAATGGAAATGGCGATTTAGTTCTTCACATCAcgtcgactctctctctcttaaaaaaaggggggggaaaaagaaaatcgctgTCGATACTAAATCGATGACAAAACGCTGGAAATCTCTTTTAATCTACGTCATCTCGATCGTGTTTGTATTTAGCCGAGTCGAGAATTGAGGCTAAGATAAATGTTCCTTCAAACAACcgaaatttcttcttcgtctttgtTGGCTGTTTGGCACCGGTTTGTTTGGTGTTGCGAACTTGCTGGTGATTGCCCGAAACGATATATAACTCGTCCCTTAGCTacacttctttctcttctctatgaaatattaatattttttccccaGCCCCGTCTtcttttccacttttttttttcttcttatttctcggttggcgctgctgctgttggcgaGACATCACTTTGATTTACGGGCTTTCAGTCGCGAGAGTGAGGGACGCAAAAGTTCAGCCGTGCATGGTAACGATGCCGCCGCTAGCCCAATTTCATCCGCTCTGCGTCCCGACTCTCTCTACTAGACACGATCTAACCACCCAAAGaactccctccctccccctctcttttttcaaatttatctgCTTCCAGCCGCGTGTCACGTCAAGTCACTCAAGAAACTAAGGCAAGAGTTTTTTCGTCAAGATGACGACGGCGCGCTCGTCATAAAAGTGGCAGAGAAGCGCGAGAAGAGACGGCTCGTCACACATGATGCTATTTTCAGGCCCTGCTATATTTTttcgatgctgctgctgctgctgctgggcttgtGCGCGCTGGCAACATAATTTTGAGTCGACGATGACGAGAGACAATGATGTAAGAGAGAGACGTTCGAGAGTATCGATCATCTCTTCCACATTCGACTCGGACTCTTGAGGGAGCGACGGATTTTTTCAGGAAGTCCAATAGACGGCACAATCGCGGGAGAGAGATGGATGTGCCAATGAGATGAAAAGAGGGATCCCTTGCCAAATTGTCTGGGCTCCGCCATTTTTTGGCTCGGCCCCCTCAAAAACTCCCGGACGGACGCTTATCCGGCGCTTCATCTCCCGGAAAGACGTTGGGCAACAAGACAGAccgttctctcctttttctttcggccTCCTGATGTGAAAGCAGGTTTGTCATCCGAACGCGTGTGTGAGGTAGGTTGTTGACAAGGGCTTGTCTTATTGCCATCCTTGCGCGTGCAAGAGATGGGACCACTATTAAATCATCGCCCACGTAGTGAGAGATCCTGATTGCAAAAATCTGGACAGAAGCTCAGAATATTCAACCACCGAAATCTTTTTTCGGCTTcgcaattttcttttgctcTACGAGAAAGAGATCGGTGTCGAGTATATAGAAGAAGattcgccttttttcttcttcttcttcttctttggaagGGGCTAACAACTTTTGATCTCCACCGAGAGAACGAGACGAAATATACGACGAGCCGACGTCATCTTTATGTTGGCGTCGCGGGAGGAGGAcgctgctgctactactactgcAACTACTACTTCCATTTGAGCGGGCGAAATGGGTCGGAGAAAGAAGGCGAGTCGAATGATGGAAACGTtccttctcctcttcttcttctacttgtaTATCGTTCGGGAGAAGGGGGAATAAGAAGCAGTAAGGACGCAGCAGAGAGGGAGAACGCCAAACTGTCATCTTCACCGACTCGGCCGAGAATTCACGCTCGATGTCGCCGATCTTAAATCAGTCGTCGGGGGCGCAATGCTGGCATGGCCGTATCGCCATCATCCCAGGAAAGAGAGAAGCCGCCTCGTAACTCAACTGCTCCGGCAACGACACCAGCGCACATACTCTCtccggccgtcgtcgtcgtcacgaCGGCCGTACAACACGAGGACTCTTCCCGAAAAGTCCTTCTCTCTTGGTTCTTTGATTTCATGCGACTCTTTCCGCCCTTTTCTGACCTCTTATTTCTTCTGGGCCATCTGATCCATCCGACCCGCTTTACCCTCTTGCCTCTCTCTATATCCATCGTACAACATCCctcccaaaagaaaatgaagaaacgaATAGCGAAAGAGAAGGGGGGacgacgaaggaaaagaagaagaagaaaaacaacacaagAGAATGGAGAGGAATGAAATCTATTGACAATCCATGGGGAATACACGGCCGGCGTCCGCCTCTTTTATGCGTTTGAAGTTCCTTGCCCAGTTGTCCTTTTCTCTTTGGAAAATCAGAGCAAATCCCTTGCCTCctccaataaaagaaaaaaagatgaagaaataaGGCCCAACAGAATGGCGTCGCCAAACTTGACTGACATACGACATCCATCGATCGATTCCCGGCAGTCCAGCTAtacacaagagagaaagagagagaggcctgTGTAAGACATATATATGGATGCGACCGGATCTCCACACACAACTCTCGACGACCGATCCACCTCCAAGTTTGTTCTAGTCTTCTAGATAGGCAACTGGGCATTTGAGAAAAGGCCACGCCGCCGCTCCATTCCGTGTATTGGTGCTCATCACGCGTCGTCGAGATGAACATGCTGGGCACCAGCCCGTGACGATGTCGAGTGGGTCTTGCGTCCTTTTGGTCGTTTGCTTCCCTCCGGTCCAGTCATCGACTGGCCTTTGATGGTCAGACGCGGCGCGTGCAATTGTCGGATATGAGCCAGCCGTTCTTCTTCCCGCTCAAAATGACGACCGCAAAAATGACATCGAAAGGCTAACTCTCCAGTGTGTGACTGAAGATGGAGCTTTAGCGCCGCCGTGGAACTGTAGAGTTGCTCGCACTCGGGGCATCGGTACTTAACAGACGACGTTTCCGCCATCGCCGACGAAGGTTTTCCTAATGAGATGATCGTAATCCGTAATGTGATCATCCTCAAGCTGCACGTAACCTTCTATATTAGCTTACCAGATACGAATTGTTTAGGATGCTCGACGGCCTGGTGGTACAAAAGCTCCACTTTGAGACGACATCGATAGGAACAAGAATCGCAAGCCAAGGCCAAGGATTCCGACGACTCGGTCGCCTGGCAACCTGCCCGTCTGATAAACAATTgcacaaaattaatttcagaaTTAATTAAAAGCAAAGAAATTGCAACCTGTGAGCGGAAAGCTGCTGCTTCAAAGCAAATGTGGTGCCGCAGCGGATGCAACGCGGAAGAAGATCGGGATGATCCGACAGAAAATGTTCCTTGAGACTTGCCAAATCAGTGAATTGAGTATAGCAATGCGGACACGATCGAAGCCGGACGGTGGTGCCGTAAGAGCCGCGCGTTTTGGTAGCCATGTCTCGGTGCTCCTGGGTGGACCTATgtctcttaaaaaaaagaaatgaaaaaaaaaaaatgaaaaaaagaaatgtctctTGAGAAAAAGTGACTTACCGTCACTTCCTCTTTCGTGGGGAAGCTCAGACTACAGATCAAACATCGGTAACGAGTCTCGTCGCTGGGAGCCGCTTGACAGTTGAAACGGTGATGAGTAAATGACCAATTGGAcgaagtcttgaaatcacagtGGTCGCAAGCGTAGCTTTGTGCGCAGTTCAACATTTTCGCAGGgacagcgtgctctgacgtcaGATGCTGATTGAGAGCAATTCGATAACGAAAATTGACTGGATTGCGTTGGGGACTACACAGGTGACACTGTAATGGTTCCAACTTGCTCACTACAACCGCCACCGACTTGTGGACAATTTCCACACAATTGAGGTGACCCTCAGATTCCAGATGGAGTTTCATTGCGTCGTTATCCAGCTGACCGACCTGGCACAAGCTACAAAAGTAAGTTCCGCCACTACGACGAGAAGAATCTTGTAGATCGCATTCTGAATGTTCCGCACTTTTCCAATGagctaaaaagagaaaaaaacaaaacaattacatTAGTCGTGAAAAGGCTTGGGACTGCAATATTATACTCAGTAGATCAGCGTGACTGTGACAAAAGAAACGACAGAGTCGGCACTGAAACGGCGCTTCTAGAACAATCAGGTGGATGTGATCCAAAATGCAACGATCCCGTTCTGGATGCTTCCGACAGCGAGAAATGTGATAGCGCGATACCAAATGCTTGCCGAAAAGTGGTTTAGGCACCCACACCAAGCAGGTGGGACAACGACACgcgttgttttcttctttattcttttgttttttgatccGCCAAGGATCGTCAacatcttcttcatcttgcAGGACGTCAATTTCCCATTCAACTGGTAATGTCGAGTTCAGTTTACTCCGTCTCAGGCCGTACTTTGGGCCGTCAGTGGTCGTCAGCTGTTGAGCGGTTCGTTTGAAATGCAACTCTGATTGAAGATGTTTTTCAAAGACAACACGTCCCGTCAAACGACGATTGCACGGCTTGCAGTCGTACTCTACCGAAGAGCCGGCCTTGTGAATGTCACGTGGCTTGAGACCAGGCATCCACTTACCTCGAGACGGGTAAGGTAGCTTTGTTGATTGCGGAGTTGAGGTAATGAGATCACTGCTGGTGTCTGTTGGGATGTCTGTCTCGTTTGAAGGGCTGACGCTGACCTCCATTCCGCTACATGCTGGAACCTCCGAATTGTTGACCACTTCTGGACTGCTGAAAGCCGATGTGACGTCAGTAGTGACCAATACAGCAGAGTGATCAGTCATATCTTCGTTGCTCGTCATCTCAACGACGGCCGAGTCATGGGAGGAATTGAGATCAGTTGTTTCGCCAAGGGGGAACGTCGAgtcatgttgttgttggtcgtCGGTGTTTTGCATAGTCTCGGTTTCGGGTTTCAATCGCTCAGTGGAAGCGACAAGAGGTTCTGTCGATCGTCGGGGACGCCGACCTGATTCTGTTCCTTTGCAGCTCTGGAGTTccagcaaagagaaaaaatcgtcTGCCCGCAGTGGTTCCTCCGAATGAATATCGCTGGCCCATGTAGTCGATGATACCATGCACAGTCCCAAATGGCTCATAAAGTCGTCGGCTGGATTTTCAACCGATAGGTCAGTCACCAACGGATTTTCACTGGCATGGCGAGACTTGTAACGTTCTTCAACCTCATGATTGGAAGATGATGAAAGAATTGGGTCTGACCTGTTGGAACTCTTGGATGGCACATGAAGGTAATTTCTGAGACCCGAGGAACTGTTGTTTCTTGCCATGCTGAGGTAAGAGGTATGAGTGGGAATCACATGTTCTTGAGGTTTTGTTATGAAATTGTTGGACTGACACTTTTGCCTTCGGTGATGAATGTAGTTGTCCAAACCGTTGATTGTTGCTCTGCAACGAAGGCAGTAATGGGTGTCTTCTTCCTCCATGGTGGGTGAAATATCTTCAACTGTTCTATTTTTCTCTAATTATTGATGAAATGAATGTAATCatataattaaaacaaagcacaaACATGTTTGGCTGATGTACATGTTTCtagtaaaaaaatacacatGAACTTGGACTTTCAGTTGTCACGAATGCAGCCAAAAGATTCTTCTGATATTCCAAGAAAattatagaataataatcaCACGCTTTCAGCCTTTCACACGATCAAATGTCTTCGCAGAAAGATAACTTAACACCTCTCTTCACAGAATCAAAACAATCTGACAGCTGATGGATAATTGTCTGACAACGGCGCCCCCTCCTCCACGGCGCACTCTTGTCTTTGTCTTTTGTCTCCAAAACGTAACCCCCCCTTTCTTTTTGCAAAACTTAGGGCAGTTCGTGATCGAGCGTGGTCGAGAGAAGATCGGAAAAATCCACGTCGGACAGATACAGAATCTTGAATCACAATTATTATTTAGTGTTAATGTTTTTCCATTTCGAAACACAGCAGACGAAACATTTGAGTTTCTAGTTTATCGATAGCTCGCTAGATGGAATCTATTTGTTATCATAAAATATCGTGTTTCGTAAGGCGGAGAATCACGAAAATTGACAAATTCGACTAGAAGAtgagttttttgaaaaatattctcTGAACACTAAAAACAGAAACTGCAgtgaaaattagaaaaagaaaaaaaaaacattttttgaaaataccgGCCAGATTTTGACGTCGGTGCATTGGTGTATTTGagtgattttttgaaaataactgGAACTGCCTTCGTTGTGACTGAAAATGTGTAGAGCAACTAAGCTCCGCCTCCCGGGCTTACCCCCCTCACCACCCATGGTCCATTTGTGTGGCGTTGTGTGTCGTCATCGAGATCGTAAAATAGGCCCCACCCCTTTCCTTTGGGCTGCGGCTGTGTGTGGGAAAAACCTGCCCGTCAAGGGCGACGAGCGCCAAGGCGCCCGATTCAGTGCTTCTCGTGGCGGCAAAGTGTTCGTACGTACGGACCAGAGTCGGCCCTCTAAACACCACACACAACACTGAAAAGGGTTTTTTCACAAACTTGACGGACCATTCGTGTGCTGTTGTGTTACTCTTTTCGGATTTCGGTCCATCGCACACCATCAATCCCGATTTGTTCCAACTTGCGGCTACATCCGGCTCATCCGAGTGACATTACTTGTATTCCAGTGTGTCGTGTCCCAATCTACAAAGGAGAGACTCTGTGGAATCGGATTTTATCGTGTTATTGGAACCAATAATCTTTTTTCGTCTCaccgaaacaacaacaacaataatttccaatttttaatgTGCACTGTCACCAATATCGTCCATTCTTCTCCGTTCGTTATTTGCCGGTGACAAGTGATGGAATGGTGTCGATCCGTTACCGCGTGGCCGGCGTgaacgcagcagcagcaccaagtGTCAACTGACCGGGAGTTACGCAcccaaaagtttgtttttctggaATGCGTTTGAATTAGtgctttttctaaaaaaattcaaatcgaagaaaaagaaaaaatttgaattgaaacagAAAATCCCGACTGTGTTGAGTTAAGTTTCCTGTTGTTTTTGGTGTGTTTGCCAGAAACGATATCCAACAGTTCGGCCGTTAAGTTGCCGCTTTATTTTTGGCGAAGAAAATCAGTGATTTAGTGACCCAGTAAAGATGCCGAGGAAGAAACAGGACTGTCCGAAGCGCATGAAATGTAAGTCCTCCGCTTTCAATGTTTATTACCGCGTCCCCTACACACTACACTTCTTTtcgctttttatttatttttcttcccatCTGACCCCTCCGTCCTCCCCCACCACCTCTCGAAAAACGCACACGGTTGATGATGGATCGGCCGATGCCGACGCAGGATGTTGTGTTAGTGTTTTGATTGCGGTAATTACGTATtgtctcatttttttcaaccgagaggagagaaaaagagcggGAACTTTGTGTGCGAGCCgttcaaatttgaaaatgtgtcGAGAGAGAACTGCGTGAACTTACACACTGTACGTAATAAACGGCAACAGGTTACCCTAGCACGGTGGGTTACGTCGAGCGAACCGATGGCATAATCTTCCGTCGAGATTGGAATAGTGCTATAACCAGATTGTCGATGGGTGGCGTGGAACACCAAACACGTGAAGAAAATCGATAAAGCCATCCAAAATGACAtcgtgtcttttcttttccctcccagcagcagcagcattattattattctctttTATTCTCCCCTCTAAATAAAAAGTTGACGATTTCCAGGTTAGACTGAATCGATGTTGCATAGCGACGTGACATGACGAATGTCGTGTCACGCTAGTGGCCCGGTCGTCCACACAGCCCAGACGGGTGTGGATGATGACGGTTGATTGGTTTGGTGTTGTTCCCGatctagatatatatatatttttcccgTTCAGGTTATTCTCTCTATTGCTGCTgactcttttttattctttgtctCGTTGGCTATTTGGTGGTTTgtgtgtcttttgtttttctgttgtcTCTTTTTCAGCTCAGCTTTGTTATCGTTGTAGTCGTTAGTGAGATCGAGTccggttctttcttttttgtttttcctttttgtcgaGCGACGGGCAAAAGAGCGGACGGGTGGGGTGGGCGacccgttctctctctctctgtgtgtgttgttcaGCTCTGGCTGCTGTTGTGTGCCTGACGTGCGGCGCATCATCCATCAATCGGGACGCGGGACCATAGCGTGGCTGTCACTCACTTATCAATGGCCGGGCGCAGCCCGTTCGTTCGCCTGTGCGCTCAACCACCCCTTCACTCTGTACCAGCTCTGGGTTCAATCCATCCATCTGAAACTGTCTCGTCCAGCAGCATCGAATCCATCACATTCCGGACTCTCTTTTCTctactctttctctctctctctctctctctctctgttcgtACTCTTTTTCGAtcggttcttttttatttcatttttcattctcttcttcatcatcattctcttcccctttttttccaccgTATATTACATATATACGTGTGTGTACACTTTGACCGATTCGATGGCGGCGCAGCTGATGAACTCAATGAGTCATCGCCTGTGTTGTAGTAGACTATCTGTGAATATCTAGTTCGTGCGCTTATCCACCACcggtaatttttgttttaaagcgGAAGCGCTCATCTTTGATTCGTCGGCAAAAGTATAGACACCACCAGCACCGTTAGGCAGTGGCAGCAGTTGAGCGGGGCGGGATGGA
Proteins encoded in this window:
- the LOC124340883 gene encoding zinc finger protein 423-like, coding for MEEEDTHYCLRCRATINGLDNYIHHRRQKCQSNNFITKPQEHVIPTHTSYLSMARNNSSSGLRNYLHVPSKSSNRSDPILSSSSNHEVEERYKSRHASENPLVTDLSVENPADDFMSHLGLCMVSSTTWASDIHSEEPLRADDFFSLLELQSCKGTESGRRPRRSTEPLVASTERLKPETETMQNTDDQQQHDSTFPLGETTDLNSSHDSAVVEMTSNEDMTDHSAVLVTTDVTSAFSSPEVVNNSEVPACSGMEVSVSPSNETDIPTDTSSDLITSTPQSTKLPYPSRGKWMPGLKPRDIHKAGSSVEYDCKPCNRRLTGRVVFEKHLQSELHFKRTAQQLTTTDGPKYGLRRSKLNSTLPVEWEIDVLQDEEDVDDPWRIKKQKNKEENNACRCPTCLVWVPKPLFGKHLVSRYHISRCRKHPERDRCILDHIHLIVLEAPFQCRLCRFFCHSHADLLTHWKSAEHSECDLQDSSRRSGGTYFCSLCQVGQLDNDAMKLHLESEGHLNCVEIVHKSVAVVVSKLEPLQCHLCSPQRNPVNFRYRIALNQHLTSEHAVPAKMLNCAQSYACDHCDFKTSSNWSFTHHRFNCQAAPSDETRYRCLICSLSFPTKEEVTRHRSTQEHRDMATKTRGSYGTTVRLRSCPHCYTQFTDLASLKEHFLSDHPDLLPRCIRCGTTFALKQQLSAHRRAGCQATESSESLALACDSCSYRCRLKVELLYHQAVEHPKQFVSGKPSSAMAETSSVKYRCPECEQLYSSTAALKLHLQSHTGELAFRCHFCGRHFEREEERLAHIRQLHAPRLTIKGQSMTGPEGSKRPKGRKTHSTSSRAGAQHVHLDDA